CACCGGCAACCccggccgtcgccgccgcacagcacgcaaacaaccggcaaccccaaccctagtTCCGGCGCATCCccacaacacccgcacccgaccctttcttgtcccggcTTCCGCCAACGCCGTTGTTGACCCCGCAACCGGCACCTCCTTGGAATATCGCCACCTGCGCTCCGGCCCCGAcgctcccgattggattcgcgccgccgccaacgaaattggacGGCTCACCCAAGGCAACCCGCCCCACAGTACCACCGGCAGCCACACCATGCACTTCATCGCGCATAATGCCATTCCTCCTggtcgcaaggcaacctacTTGCGCATTGTCGCCAGCATTCGCCCCCAAAAGGCCGaacccaagcgcatccgGTTCACCGTTGGTGGCAACCTAGTTCAGTACCCCGGAAAGGTTAGCACCCCAACTGCTGATATCACCACcgccaagatcctcttcaatagcgtcctctccacgcccgccgccaagtttatgtgtattgacatcaaggatttctatcttggcacccccatggctcgttacgaatacatgcgcatcccggttCCTGACATTCCTCCCACCATCATGGCTCATTACCAGTTAGCTCcactcattcacaacaactctgttaccgtcgaaattcgcaaaggtatgtacggcctACCCCAAGCCGGCATTCTCGCCCACGACCGTCTAgttgaacaccttgctgCCCACGGCTACGTTAAGACGAAGCATACCGCCGGCCTTTTTCGCCACGTCACACGCCCGATTcagtttaccctagttgtggacgactttggagtgaAATACACTGGCACCGAACACGCGCAACACCTTATCGACACTCTACAAGCACTttacaccatcaccattgactgggacggtACTCGTTATCTCGGACTTACACTTGCTTGGGATTATGAGCGTCGAACcctcgacatgtccatgcccgactacatcgaccaagccctaacccgctttCAACGATCGCCCCCTCCTACGTCTCAACATGCACCTCACCCTTGGACCCCTCCAACTTATGGCGTTGCAACTCAACTCACACCAGtccctgataccactgaaCCTCTCaatgcatccgacaagacccacctgcaagaaatcatcggaaccctactttactacgctagggctgtcgactcgaccattctcgtggctctcggcactccggcctcggcacagtcaactgcaacccaagcgacccttcacgccgccgaacatttacttgactactgtgccactAACCCACATGCTACGGTACGTTTTCaggctagcgacatgtgtttacacattcatagtgacgcttcctacctttccgagtcgaaagcccgttctcgtgctgcaggtcattttttcctcagcagtcgaccccaagatcccaatgctgctcccgctccgactgaTCCGGACCCTCCCAATAATGGTGCTATTCATACGCATAGttccatcatgtccgttgttctttcctcggccaccgaagcagaactcggtgccctcttttacaacgccaaggacgccaccgctttccgggtcactctcgacgagcTTGGCCACAATCAGCCACCTACCCCTATTCAGACCGATAACGCTTGTGCCTCCGGCATTGCCAAtgaaaccatcaagcaacgacgttctaaagccattgacatgcgtttctactgggttaaagaccgcgtcgagcaaaaacagtttattatttactggcaACCCGGCCTCAcgaatttggccgactatttctccaagcatcattctcccgcacatcatcgcaaaatgcgctcgcactaccttTTTGAACAGTCACCAACCAATGACatagcaacttctcatttgcagcaagggtgtgttgatccaactcctggtaaggacaacgtctcaccagaagttcaattgcctactgctaaacgccaagtcacttccgtcccacacacaacaaatcacagccccacagtccctacaaatatccaagagtacagtgtagactcataatcttcgtagttcatcgttttcctcaactgtgatctccatcgtcgttttgtgttcttcaataagaCATCCATACCATATTCCAAAATTCGAGTATAAATCAGCCTTGTATTCCTTGCCTGCAAGCCAGACCGTAGACATGTGGCTACATCTGATGGCGGAGTCGATCTGTTAGGCTTGGACAGCATAGCCCGGCTCGGGATGTGAAAGTATTTGAACTGAAGAAGAATACTTCTAAGTCTGTTAAGATTGCTGCCCTGACTAGATGCATATTTACTGCTGGCAATATCAAATTATTGTAATCAGAGATCAGGCTTGCTTATCCATTTTCTGCTTTCGCGAGCTTCCCAGATTTGTCGTTTGATGTGTTGTGGCATTCATTGTTCTTTCTTCCAACAGAAGCATTAAATTGATGACTGTCTTTGAAACTCCCTTGCAGTCGCATGGACTAGACAGTTTCTGCAGCAtgtcgaaggaaaaggcttcgAAGTAGTGGTCACCGACTTCTTTGGCTAGACCGGCAGTAGGCTGGGAAAAGAAGTCAGCGGCGTTCACTagtcgaagaaaaatgaCTTGGGTCGAATTATAAATATGCTACTGGCCAACTTCTCTCTAATTGTTGATATAAGTGTTTTTCTGGCGGTatttccaaatttttggtGATCAAGCAATCTCCCGGGATTTTGAGAAACGCAAGTCTGTCAGCTGCTGGGCCGCCGGAGGAATTTACTGCGCAACAGTAACCCGTTGGGGCAAAGACTGTTGATCGAGCTTTGACCGTCGCGCAACACTTCGATCACCATTTCACAGACCATCCTGTTCTTTCCGTTGGTAGTATTTCATGGGATGATCCCTAATACTGCTGGATATTCTGCATGGTCCCGTTTCAATAAGCTACCAACACGGTACCGATAATCATAGAATCAGTTTCTATAACGACGTTTGCGCAATACTAGCGCTTATGTACTACGGAAAGACAATCACTTCTCAGAAGGGGTACCTCCAGGGAGGCGCCCATTCCGCGCGAAATCTTGCAAAAGTGTTTGGATATGGCCTACCCGGCTTAATGTGAATGCCGGACTGGGCGGATAGTGGAGTGGGCGACCGTCTTGGAAGCCCATCCTCACCAGCGAGGACGACACGCTCGGTGTCGGCCACGCTGTGGTGACCACGATCGAAGACATCTCAATCCTCTACAGCATCGCCGGAAAGCAGTACACACCTGTCCACTAGACTGGCATTGTGGCAATACCGGAGAAGATGTTGGTGGAGTCACTGAAGCACCAGTTGGTGCCTTGGTCGGAGCACGAGTATTGCTTGGAGCACTGCTCGGCGCCTTGGTCGGAGCACGAGTTGGTGGAGGCACTGGAGCGTTGgtcggaaaagaagctggAGTCTTTGTCGGaggcgacgaatctggctcAATCAAAGGTATGGCGTCGATAGTGGGAAGGTTGGGAACGGCGTCTTCCGAGGGTTCATTTGAAGGCGACGGCGTCGGGCGACCGGTAGGTTCACGAGTGGGTTGGAGGGTTGGTGCGGGAGTGGGTTGACGTGTGGGTGCACGACTGGGCGACTGGGTTGGTAGAGCTACCAGCGGCAGCTTTGCAGTGCTTATTCGGAGGTTGGGGGAGCCTTCCAGATTCGAAGAGAGCTGATCCTCCAACCCATCGGACGTAATGAAATCGGTGCTTTTACGCGCTTGCAAGTACAGTGCGGCGACACCAGCTACGTGTGGGGAGGCCATGGACGTGCCCCACTTTGTAGACGTGCCACTGTTTGGGGACAGCGATAGAATCCCGGAACCTGGCGCAAAGATGTCGACACAGCTGCCCCAATTAGACCAAACCGAACGTTGGTTACTGTTGTTGATGGAACCAACCACTAATGCTCTCTCTGCAGATGCAGGAGAGGAATTGCAGGCATCTTCGTTACTGTTTCCGGCAGCGACTACCACTACCACGCCTGAATCTGCTGCGGAATTGATTGCGCTGTTTAAGGCTGGACTAAACCCTCCCCCGAGACTCAAATTCATAACAATGTTGCGGCTGGGATCTGCATTATTGATCTGGGCTACGTAGTCGATGCCAGCAATAACTCCGACGTAGGATCCACTACCATTTTGGTTGAGCACCTTGACGTCGTGCAAAGATGCTTTCTTGGCTACACCGTATGTTTTCGAACCGACAGTTCCGGTCACATGGGTACCGTGCCCGTTGAGATCGGATCCGCACTCTACACAAAGGAGAGACCAACGTTTGTGAGTTGACTACCTTTTCgtcattttcttttttgacGTAGACGGTGGTAAGAATCTAAgtgaatcatcaaatacagCGACATTCGCCACTGACGCAAAACGCACCTTCTCCACTGTAGGAGACGCAGCTCTCGACGCGACCTTCAAGGTCCGGATGATTTGCTTGAATACCCGTGTCAAGAACGTAAACATCGACGCCTTGTCCCGTAAACGCGTAACTGTAGAGGTTGTCAGCTTGTCCATCAATGATGTCGAGGCCCCACGTAGGATCTGTTTGTACCGTTTCCGCCTTCACAACCGCATCCTCCGATACAGAGATTACGTCATCCATGTTGAGAATGAAGTGCAACAACATATCGGGGAGATCCTTGACAGCAAACCCTTTCATGGCATAGTCGTAGGTCGCGATGATGTTATTTCGGAACGCGCGTTTGAGTATGTGGGTGGCAAACCCTCTTGAATTTGGGATGTTTGAATCCAATGCGATGATATATTGTCCTGGGATTGCTTCACTCCCTATAGCTCGGTTGAGTTTTCGGTGAGAGCCCAAACTTGCCGAAGCTGAAGGCAGCAACAGAAAAGTCAACATGACGACAATCAGGTAAAAGAACTCCATGGTCATCGTTGCTCTCGTTTGTCCGCTAATGAACAAATTGTATGCCACCTTTCATTACCCAAGCAATAGGGAGATGGTTTGCTTTCTGGAGGGCACAAGTCGGAGCGCAAAGGCCATACTGTGCGACGGCAATTAGGTGTAGAAAGTTGGGTGCTACAGATTTGTTGAAATTGTTGTTCTGAATTTTGGCTCTTGTTCCGTATCCTAAGTACTCCAACCTTCAGTGGAATCGACAATCTTTGTTGGGAGCCGAAGCGACTCCCTTCGGATGGGAACACTCATCTCGTAGATTTAAGAGGAAGCTACCGGGATCGAGACAAAAATTTGAACAAATTGAGAGCCCCGAAATTTTGGCTTTACGTCACTATTTCACTGCGTTGGGATACATGCTAACTACTGCAGTGGACTTACCTACATTGAGTGGTCAAATCGTTTGTAAACATAGTCTATATAGAACGCTCAATGCCTCGAGGAAGCAGAACTTACCGTTGGCTTTACTTGTAGTGATTGACAGCGAGGCTATCTGAAATATAGATACTTATATGTTATTGCTATACGATTTGATCGGTAACCAGTGGAAATACCATTTGTAAATTTTAAACGAATTCAAAGTGCACGCACTGCTTGACTTAGTGTGGGCTGTGATATTTTCAATTATGTTTTTAAGCAAGAGCCCAACTTATTGTACAATCGATGCCGGAAAAATTGCACTGTATCTGTAGCATCAATGGTGGAAAACTAGTGGGGCTATTACAGTCAAGAATTTTGTGTTATTGGCAGGAAAGTCTGTTCAGCAATCCTCATGTCCTCATACCGCTTGATTTGGCCAGACTCCTTATTAATGCATCATTCCGCTACAGCTGGTGAAATCAAAAAACCAAACAATAACTACCAGAGTATTTAATATAGTCGTTAGCAGCATTTCTTGCACAGTTTGCGCAGTGGACCACTTGAATTCTAAGCAATAGTAAGTGTAAATACTTGCTAATTTTTTGGAACACTCATGTCTCTATCTGGAAAGTTCATCCAAGTGAGATTAGAATAGAGGTAATCCGAGCAACTCAACATGAATTTCAGCCAGAGAATGGCCTCGTCAGCTTTAGCGAGAACGACACGTTTGGCGTAGTCCTCGGCCGCGAAGCCAGCGTCTAACGCATCTCAATCCTCTACAGCATCGACGAAAACGGTTGCAGCCTTGGCCTCTAGACCGACACTGAGGTGGCGGCCGAGGGACTGGAGCTTTGGTTGGAGCGCGAGTAGGTTTCCTGGTTGGAGCGCGAGTAGGTTTCCTGGTTGGAGCGCGAGTAGGTTTCCTGGTTGGAATGAGAGTAGGTGGTGGCACTGGAGCTTTGGCGGGGGAAGAAACGGGAGCTTTGGTCGGAGCCAACGAATCTGAATCTTCCAGAGGCACGGACTCAACAGTTGGGACCTGGGTGGGCGCCCGAGATGGCCTTTGTTCAGAAGGTAGTGCAGATGTACTCACTAGTTTGTTGTCGGAACCTCGAGTACGGGTCACCCGGTTCTTCAAAGCATCGGAAGTGATAGTATTGGGATTTCTACCCACTTGCAAGTACAATGCTGCGACACCGGCCACGTGTGGAGCAGCCATGGACGTACCCGACTTTGTGGTTACGCCACCGGTTCGAGACAACGACAGGATCCCGGATCCAGCTGCAAAGATGTCGACACAACTACCCCAATTGGACCAACTCGAACGACGGTTGTTGCGTTCAATAGAACCAACTACCAGCGCTCCCGACGCAGACGCGGGAGAGTAATTACAGGCATTACGATTGCTATTTCCGGCAGCGACAACAACTACCACTCCTGAAGTCGCTGCAGAATTGACTGCGTTGTTCAAGGCCGTACTGCGGCCTCCCCCCAGACTCATGTTGAGGACTGTTTTGCGACTGGGATCGGTCTTCTTGATCTGGGCCACGTAGTCGATGCCAGCAATAACTCCGCTGAAGGATCCACTCCCCCGCCGGTCAAGTACCTTGACATCGTGCAGAGACACCTTCTTGGCCACACCGTAGGTTTTTGACCCGACAGTTCCGGCCACATGGGTACCATGCCCATTCAAATCTGACCCACAGGCTGCGAAAGGAAGAGACAAGTATTCATGAGGTTACTATATTTTCTCTCATCTATAAACGTATTTTTGGAAAATCACGACGATATAGCTACCTCatgaacaaaagaaacacaCCATCTTACCTTCATTAGTATATGATACGCAGCTATCGACACGACCTTCAAGGTCGGGATGATTTGCTTGTATTCCAGTGTCAAGAACGTAAACATCTACTCCTTGTCCTGTGTATGTGTAAGTGAAGCGGTTATCGTCTTTACCGTCTGTGATGTCGAGGCCCCATGGAGGATTTGTCTGTACTGTATCCGCCTCGACAACCGCGTCCTCTGATACTGAGAGAACATCATCCATATTCAGAATGACGTTCAACAACATCTCGGGGAGATCCTTGACAGCAAATCCCTTCAAGGCGTAGTCGTAGGTCTCGAGGACGTTGTTTCGGAATGCGCGTTTTAGGACGCGGGCAGCGAAGCTATTCGAATCTGGGATACTTGGATCCAGCTCGATGATGTACTGCCCCCGTATGGCTTGACTGCCCACAGCACGTTTTAGTTTGCGGTGCGAGCCTAAACTAGCCGAGGCTAAAGCTGGCCAAAACAGTAAAGTCAACATGACGAGCTGAAAAAGAAAGTTCATGATTTTCACGGCGCGTTTCGCTCGAAGGCTGTAGTGAGCAATTTTGTGTGCCTGGTCTTGGTAAACCATTGCTCGGGAGACTGGTTTGTCTTCCAGGGCTTCTTCACAGCGACAGATGACTCACGCAAATTGAAAGGCACAACAGATTTGATGAAATTTTTGGACTAGTTTGGGAAGTCGGCCTTTTTTCCATGCATACACAGTCTTTCGTGGAATTGACAAACACTGTTCTGAACCGAAATGATGGGAACGCTCCACTAGCTAGTTCGAATAAATTACAGCTAGTTGTTTCTGCTtaaattttttggaaaaatgtCACAGGCAGGGTCAACGAGTCGAGAGTCCTCAGATtatttctttcttttgtatAGCGAGCAAACAGCATTGGAGTGGGTGCTGCTCTCCACAAAGCATCCATATAGTCCTAATGTAAATAGAAATTTTGAGGAAATATGCTAAAGGTGTCAGATAACCACCTTCCAATGGTTAAGTTCcacagccaatctctccTTGCAGTCATTGGCCCTAGATTATAACTGGAATTCCTCACCATAGCTTAATCAACCAACCTTATAATTTTAGGATCTAcaaaaaccaaaaggtctgtTTCTATAGAATAGTTGGTCCCGATACAATCTATCGCTTGACACGACCAACTCActcccttgaggagttcttccACTTCCTTTACGCAAAAATTCCGCCTaagtcttttacggcaggcgcggacgctttcgcgacaAAGGGGATGGATGGcaaaaggtgaaaaactcccaaaaggggacagaacgtgttcgCTTTAAGTAGCTTCAattggcgccagtatattATTCAATATTCAAACTATTAGCAATAAATGCTAAAAAAGTTGCCACGGATGCCAACCAATGCCAAAAGTATATAGTACAGGAACCAAGAGGTGGCACTCCTTTCTAAACTGCAGTCATTTGTGGACAAGGGTTGTGAAAAGGGGGACGTATGCAGAGACCTTGGTTTGCATCCATCGCAAGTCCAACAATGGGAGAAAAATGGGGAGGCACTTGAGAAACCAAACCCACAATCTTTTCCCCTTTGTCAAGTCCAAAATTCATTCCTTGACCCATTTGAAGATTTTTCCATTACAATGAGAAGTTTTGAAGGACAATTTGACTATATAGAGATtctactcactgtcagagtAAAGAGAAAGTTAAAAAAGTGCTTCTTGCAATCAACAAGGCACAACACGAAGTTTTGAGCCAGTATGCCATATGgcaaacaaaatgaaagGATTATTTGATACTTAGAAACCCCACCAGCTTGATGATGATCGACAAGACTTGAAGACTCCTGTACTTGGAGTCCAGGATCGACTGCAGGTCTGCCCGTCGCAACAGTCAGCTGAGCTGCTGCATAAGCCTCCAGCACCAATACACAAATTTGGATTTTCTTGTGGAACCGTAATCACCACCGGCGCGGTAGTGGGTTTTCGTGTTGGAGCTCGTGTGGGTCTCAGCGTTGGGGCAGGAGTCGGGGCCTGGGTAATTGACTTCGAAAGTTGAGAGGTGGTTGCCAACTTATTGGGAGAGCCTGATAAGTTGGAGAGTTTACCAGCAACAGCGTCAGTCTGGATATTTGATGCTGACCTTCCAGCTTCGAGATACAATGCAGCCACACCGGCAACGTGTGGGGATGCCATTGAAGTCCCAGCCTTTGTGGAAGTTCCTCCTGTAGTCGACAGTGACACGATACCAACACCAGGGGCAAATATATCAACGCAACTGCCCCAGTTTGAGAAGACGGTACGACCATTTGAGCCGTTCATTGCGCCGACCGCAAGCGCACCTGCAGCGGAAGATGGTGAAAAGTTGCAAGCATCTGCATTCGCGTTTCCAGCTGctaccacgacgacgattcccaGATTGGCAGCAGAATTGATGGCGTTGTCCAGAGCAGAATTTGTTCCACCTGAAAGGCTCATATTGATGACCATCTTCTTGCTAGTGTTCTCTCTTTTAATCTTGGATATATGATCGATGGCAGCAATCACCCCACTGTACGTTCCTCTACCCATCGCGTTGAGTACTTTGACGTCGTGAAGTGTGACTTCTTTCGCAACTCCGTAGGTTTTAGAACCGACAGTACCAGCCACATGAGTGCCATGGCCACTGCCATCCGATCCGcaagcttttccaaaaataAGGGATATGGTTAGGTACACACTTCTGACTGGAAACTGCCAAAACAGATACTTGCAGCTTACCCTCATTGGCGAAGGAAATACAGGAAGCGACACGGCCCTCAAAATCGCTGTGAGCGGCGATCCCAGTATCAAGGATGTAAGCGTCGACGCCTTTTCCAGTAAAACTGTAGGTATATTTGTCATCGTCAGAGCCATCTATGACATCTAGACCCCAAGTTGGACCGGCTTGCACCTGGTCCATTTCGACAAAGCCATCTTCAGATACGGACAGAACATCATCAAGGTTGAGTAGAAAGTCCAGGACCTCGTCTGGAAGATCCTTCACGGCAAAACCTTTCAGGGCAAAATCGTAGTTCTCAATAACATTGGATCGTAAGGAGCGCTGCAATACTCTTGCCGTAAATCCTCTCGAATCTCCAACGCTGGAGTCGAGTTCGATCACATACTGACCAGGAATTGCTTCACCTTGTTGGACCTTGTTCAGCTTGCGATGAGACTCAACTCTGGCCGAAGCCGACAGGAGCAAAATCGTCAAGAAGGCAAGAGACGTGAGATTCATCGCTAATTTTGTCCGGACTCCCGTAAAATACTTTATGAactttgtcgaagaagtGGAAGTTAAAATAATGGTTGCACAGATTTCAGCGAAGAAATATGTGAGCTTAATTTCAATTCTTATGGAACCCGCTGTGCTGTCGACATAGGACCTCCTTGGGCCCGACTGAAAAATTTGGAAGAGGCCACGTTGTACGCGCAATTTGGGACTAGTGTACTGAACCGTTTTTTTGGCCGTGAAGGATCAGCGCAAAATCAACGGAGTGGCATCTAAATGTGCAAGTTTGTAGTCACCAAAATTGGCGAAGAACAAGGACTTCTATAAGTAATTCTGTATCAAACATATATCAAATTTTTAACTATACCGGTGTGACCACGACTATTACAACAAGAATTCCCTAAATTTTCATGACCGGAACTCAAAGACCCCGGGAACCGAAAAAAGTCTCATATAAATACTACTTaaaagagatttgaaaaggGGATGATTCAAAGGCCTAATACCTAGCTTCAGTCACTGATATATTTTCTCTTTCCTGAGTTTATTCCATGTATTTCGAACAATTGTAAGATTGAAAAATCAGACATATGGTTGTCCGTAAGAAGGCCGAGAAGGAGCAAAGACCCAGAATTTCCCGTATATACCTAGCAATTTGACCAGCGTATCCCTTATCTTGATGTAATCTGGCTGCTAAGCAAATGGCCGTGAAACAAGGCGAGCAATTCCGAGGATCAGAGTGTGTACTGTTTTTCCGAATACAGCTTGCGTTAGTTCTAATTGTGCGGACTTTTCCGTGTCTTAGACTAACTAGCTCGATTGAGGGCTAGCTCTCTCTAGCTACTGTAGAAAGAGAAATGTAtttgttttactgttaaatcGTGGCTGCCGGTTGGACAGACGCCAATCATCCCCAACGAGGTTCTGCTCGTCCAAACATATCAATATGTCGACGACTCCAATTGAGGGGGCCTTCCACTCCGTCGAAGCATCGAATATAGGTATTCGGTTTGCAGCTTTCGGAAGCTGTACGTTGTTGCGCCCCTGTCTTTCTCTAGTAGTCTCCTACGTAAACACATTCGCGTTGATAGCTATTGGTTGCGAAGGCTTCGTCGTTTTCACCAGTCTGCTAACATGAATCGAGAAACACACAAGAGACCACGTGGAGTAGGCTGCCTGGAGTGGTACTCCAATCTCACGGAATGGATTGAGAGATCGGGCGGCACGGCGCCGGCAACGATCGGATTGACACCCGAGCGAGAGCTCCAGGTCCTGCAAGACCCGATAGCTGCCGGTACGGTAGTCTTTACGGTTCCGTGGGAATGCCTCGTTACCGCAGGGCGTATGCGAGAACTGCGGGACGCCACGGTATGGCTCAGC
This is a stretch of genomic DNA from Phaeodactylum tricornutum CCAP 1055/1 chromosome 17, whole genome shotgun sequence. It encodes these proteins:
- a CDS encoding predicted protein, with translation MTMEFFYLIVVMLTFLLLPSASASLGSHRKLNRAIGSEAIPGQYIIALDSNIPNSRGFATHILKRAFRNNIIATYDYAMKGFAVKDLPDMLLHFILNMDDVISVSEDAVVKAETVQTDPTWGLDIIDGQADNLYSYAFTGQGVDVYVLDTGIQANHPDLEGRVESCVSYSGEECGSDLNGHGTHVTGTVGSKTYGVAKKASLHDVKVLNQNGSGSYVGVIAGIDYVAQINNADPSRNIVMNLSLGGGFSPALNSAINSAADSGVVVVVAAGNSNEDACNSSPASAERALVVGSINNSNQRSVWSNWGSCVDIFAPGSGILSLSPNSGTSTKWGTSMASPHVAGVAALYLQARKSTDFITSDGLEDQLSSNLEGSPNLRISTAKLPLVALPTQSPSRAPTRQPTPAPTLQPTREPTGRPTPSPSNEPSEDAVPNLPTIDAIPLIEPDSSPPTKTPASFPTNAPVPPPTRAPTKAPSSAPSNTRAPTKAPTGASVTPPTSSPVLPQCQSSGQPTAGLAKEVGDHYFEAFSFDMLQKLSSPCDCKGVSKTVINLMLLLEERTMNATTHQTTNLGSSRKQKMDKQA
- a CDS encoding predicted protein, whose translation is MNLTSLAFLTILLLSASARVESHRKLNKVQQGEAIPGQYVIELDSSVGDSRGFTARVLQRSLRSNVIENYDFALKGFAVKDLPDEVLDFLLNLDDVLSVSEDGFVEMDQVQAGPTWGLDVIDGSDDDKYTYSFTGKGVDAYILDTGIAAHSDFEGRVASCISFANEACGSDGSGHGTHVAGTVGSKTYGVAKEVTLHDVKVLNAMGRGTYSGVIAAIDHISKIKRENTSKKMVINMSLSGGTNSALDNAINSAANLGIVVVVAAGNANADACNFSPSSAAGALAVGAMNGSNGRTVFSNWGSCVDIFAPGVGIVSLSTTGGTSTKAGTSMASPHVAGVAALYLEAGRSASNIQTDAVAGKLSNLSGSPNKLATTSQLSKSITQAPTPAPTLRPTRAPTRKPTTAPVVITVPQENPNLCIGAGGLCSSSADCCDGQTCSRSWTPSTGVFKSCRSSSSWWGF
- a CDS encoding predicted protein; amino-acid sequence: MNFLFQLVMLTLLFWPALASASLGSHRKLKRAVGSQAIRGQYIIELDPSIPDSNSFAARVLKRAFRNNVLETYDYALKGFAVKDLPEMLLNVILNMDDVLSVSEDAVVEADTVQTNPPWGLDITDGKDDNRFTYTYTGQGVDVYVLDTGIQANHPDLEGRVDSCVSYTNEACGSDLNGHGTHVAGTVGSKTYGVAKKVSLHDVKVLDRRGSGSFSGVIAGIDYVAQIKKTDPSRKTVLNMSLGGGRSTALNNAVNSAATSGVVVVVAAGNSNRNACNYSPASASGALVVGSIERNNRRSSWSNWGSCVDIFAAGSGILSLSRTGGVTTKSGTSMAAPHVAGVAALYLQVGRNPNTITSDALKNRVTRTRGSDNKLVSTSALPSEQRPSRAPTQVPTVESVPLEDSDSLAPTKAPVSSPAKAPVPPPTLIPTRKPTRAPTRKPTRAPTRKPTRAPTKAPNSSGPLRKLCKKCC